accttattttggaactatgaatttatttcaaaattttaaatttttggatcatgtaatttattattattttggacttcaatgcatgtactttcattttatatttgtgataagtagttcaaATCAAATCAGGGGCAAGCACCTCTAATTATAGGtcctcatgatcattgtggtgttgccatgtggcaatTTTCACACCATTCCATAccaaatatcctaactctagaaccctcctcaTTCTTATCtaatttcttatatttctaccatgctaaaatatctagttctagagtattctacacttcaccatgaagcatggcaactatAGCTCATGGATTCTCTTCAATTTTATAGAACCTTCTTGCCATGATTTTATCCTTATATATGATAAAGTTAGTCTCTTAAGTAAAGTACAAATGGTTTGACAAATTATTTTTATGAAGTTATGTTAATCCAAATAATTGAGAAAAGTTTTTTCCATGAGGATCTAATAATTCGATTTGATATGTCAAATTTTAAATACAAAATTAAATTGTGGGCACAGGTATTTGAAGTCAACTTTAGATAACCAAATATGCAATTTGTAATTTGTAAGATCAGAATCGAGATGATACCCGAAACTAAATTTAGAATTTCCAAGTTTGGAGCTCGGAGTAACACGCGAAGCAAGTTTAGTGAACCAAACATACAATTTGCGAGTTTATAAACCGGGATAGCTTAACGTGGCAGATGATCGTTTACTTTATCAAATCACCGTTTCCTAGCTCCTTCCTTGGACTTTCCGTTCACTTAGAAATTTGATAAACTCGACCGTCAACGCCGAGGAGTCGCATAGCCTTTTCGGATTCCAGTTGTTCCCGTTCCACTCTCACTGTCCCTAAGCCCCACCACCACCCACATCCTCCCCTTCAAGTAGCAGGTCCACAGTTGACCAGTCCACGCTCACCTCTCGCTTCACCCCaccagcccgccgcccgccacgccggAGCTGATGGAGCAAATCACCGTTTCCCTCCATCCTTGGATTTTCGGTTCACTTGGGAATTTGATAAACTCGCGTGTTCAAGCAGCTATTGACCGTCAACGTCGAGGAGTCGCGTAGCATTTCGGATTCCAGCTGTTACCATTCTACTCTCACTGCTTCTGGGCCCACCACCACCCACATCCTCTCCACCGAGAGGCTTCGTGAGACTATGAAAGATATGAAAATTGTCAAGGATAAAGTCCAACAGAAGCACTTGGAGCATGAGCAAGAGGTAATAAGGTTACCCAAGTGGATATAATATTTGTGCATCAAACAATTTTCTCACCTACATCCGTGTCAATGATTCGAGTAGCAAATGATTAGGAATTTGCTGGGAGAGTCACTTTCTCTTTTGCAATCCGAAGCTTTTGCCATAAGATTGATATTGCCATCTCTCTCATGTTACCCCTTGTTTTGACGTTGTTTCCATGCTTTGCAGATGAAGTACCAGGAGGATTTTTTCCATAGTCAAATTGAGAGTATTCACAAGATCACAGAGGCTAAAGAAAAGGAGTTTGAGAAGTTGCTGCAGGAGGAGCGCTCGAAGGCTAGGCGCTTTGATGTGGATTCTGGAACTACCGAAGATCGCAGGCTAAGGTGCGTGACTGATGTGCAGTTGGATGGTATTGCGCCATACCTGCTATTGGAAATATGAATATAGTGAAACATTTGTTTGGGGATGGAAAGGCGCCGTCTCAAAGCATCACTTGCCAGGATTGCTTCTGTTTTCTCCTTCAATCATCTCATGTAGACATCTTTCAATGCATCACTTGTCAAGATTCCTTCTGTTTTCTCCTCCAATCATCTCATCTAGACATGTTAATTTCCAAGCACATATCAATTTCTGTTTCCCATTCTCAATCTGCTGTCCTGTGCAGGAAGGAACATGTGCAGAAGTTCATCGACGGCCAGGTGAAGGATGTGGCGGAGTTTGAGGCTGAGCGGGACGAGCTGATCAAAGCCCACGAGGAGACGAAGATGAAGCTCAAGAAAGAGTACATGGAGAAGGAGGTTGAGCTGGAGAAGGAGCTGGACGCTGCCCTGACAAGCCTGATGGAGAAGCACAAGCCGGACACCTTCCAGGCCTCCAGCTCGTGAAGAGCAAGCTCCCTCAGCTTACCTTTGGGTTCCCCGCTCAGAACCAATCTCGTAGATGTTGATGCTCGGTATGCATAAACGAATGCGTAGACATTCCCTAGATGTTCCGTAGATGATGCTAAAACATGGTCCATGTGGTGGCCGCGTACGTGATCTGGAGACTTGAACCTGTGAACGCGTGATATGGGCACCGTAGAATCTCTATCGTAGTGAGCGCCTCCAGCATAAAGACTCTGGGCTTCGCTGGGCGCCTCCCTACATGAGCTTCAGCACTCCCGGTACAGATTTGATCGGTTTTTAATTTCTCCATTTGTAGAACGAGTAATATTTTAGTCATTAACATGAAAATATATATGGTCGGTTGTATATATTCTGCTGCTGTTATGGACCATACCAGGAATTGACTAGATGTTCATATATTGAAAAAGGGAACTTTATTCATCCTTAGAATGTACATATAGAGAAGGAGAGATATTTACTATAAGGTTGTAATACCTACATGAGGCGGCTACATGAGGCGGCGCAGTGCAAACATTATCCTCGTGCCCATCTTTAATGTTATATGTTCTTTAATTATCTCTGGTATGCTAATGTaattttgggggtgtttgggagacaactttcattttatgtttgtgataagtagttcaaATCGAATCAGGGGCAAGCACCTCTAATTATAGGtcctcatgatcattgtggtgttgccatgtggcaatTTTCACACCATTCCATAccaaatatcctaactctagaaccctcctcaTTCTTATCtaatttcttatatttctaccatgctaaaatatctagttctagagtattctacacttcaccatgaagcatgaCAACTATAGCTCATGGATTCTCTTCAATTTTATAGAACCTTCTTGCCATGATTTTATCCTTATATATGATAAAGTTAGTCTCTTAAGTATGAAGTTATGTTAATCCAAATAATTGAGAAAAGCTTTTCGTATCAGGATATTTCAATAGCTTTGTTGAAGAAGGTGCTTCAGAAGATAGAGCAGATCAAAAGGTCAAGATCTGGTTCCCCAAACTTTGAATCACATGAAGAGGAATCGTGTGATATACAACTTGCTGTTGGGCAATACATCCATTTAAGGGGAACTACAAGGGTATGTCACATGATTCAAGACAATTTGAATCTTGTTTACATGGTTTATTTCTGATCAACCTTTTTAACAGTATCGTGTTTCTTATTCTCCATGATAACTTTCATATCTTGTTTTGGCTCTAGAGGAGCGACCTTGTTTTTGCCAACCCAAGCAAGATTCCATTTCCTACACTCCTCCAACACCTTCTTCTAACTCTTGGAGGAGGTGGAACTGAACTGTTTGTAAGGGTTACACGAATCTTCTCTAAGAGTGTTGCACTAGACACACAAGTCTGGATGCAATTGAActgtgttctttggtcccatgATGGCCACCACCTCTTGGTATGAGGAAATGCTCCGGATATTGTCCTAGGAGGTTTGGGGAGGAGAGTTGTCCTGTTCTCAAGTGGCACATTGTGTATATAACCTCTTTTCCTTGCAGCAGCACAGAAGTACTTCGA
The nucleotide sequence above comes from Setaria italica strain Yugu1 unplaced genomic scaffold, Setaria_italica_v2.0 scaffold_29, whole genome shotgun sequence. Encoded proteins:
- the LOC101777594 gene encoding protein SUPPRESSOR OF GENE SILENCING 3 homolog, yielding MKDMKIVKDKVQQKHLEHEQEMKYQEDFFHSQIESIHKITEAKEKEFEKLLQEERSKARRFDVDSGTTEDRRLRKEHVQKFIDGQVKDVAEFEAERDELIKAHEETKMKLKKEYMEKEVELEKELDAALTSLMEKHKPDTFQASSS